GGACCGGCGCCGATGCGCAAGATCGCGCGAATTTCACGTTAAGCGGCGGCGTCTTCGCCATCGCCGATCCCGACGAATGGGACGACCGCAACAAACCCAGCGCGTCCGGTTCGTTCGAAAGCGTCCTAATATCGCCTCCAATTCCCGTCATCGCCAATAAGCCATTATTCCTTTATTTCGATTCCCACTATCGGCAGGAAAAACCGCAAGAGGCGCAGGTTCTCGTCTCCTTCGATGGCAAACCCGACATCGTATTGCTGCATTATCACAGCGGCCCCGATTCCAACAACCAAGGAGAGGATCGTGAAAACCAGCTCCTCGTCCTGACCATCCCCGCTCCCACGAACGATGGCGCGATGGTCATTAAGTGGAAAATTTTCAACGCAGGAAACAATTGGTATTGGGCCATCGATAACGTAAAAGTCTCGGATCAAGCTCCCCCTCCTACGCCCGCCCCGACTCTGGTTCCTACGCCGACGCCAACGCCCCCGCCCATCTTAGCCAATGGGCCGCTGGTGCATTTCATCGATGAGCAATCGGCGCAAGTGATATGGGAAACCATGGAACTCAGCCCTTCCATCATCGAATTCAGCAATGGACAAACTACTCGGCGAGCCGAGGATGCGGCGCCGAAAATCAAGCACCAACTGACATTGAACGAATTACATCCAGAATCGATCTATTCCTTCGCCATCAAAACCAAACTAGACGGAACGGAAGCCTTTGGAGAAACATTCCATTTCGATTCCACTTACGATGGCGGCGCTGGAGACTTCCCATCCATCGCATCCCCTTATCCCGAAGACTCATTGACCGGCTTCTATGAGACAGCGGCGGAAAAAATCGTTAAAGAAACCGGCATTGACAAAGGATTCTGCTTGGTGCTGGGATTCGATAAAGGGCGCTTGGCCTATGAAATCGCCAAGCGCACGCATCTAAAAATTGTCGGCGTGGAAGAGGATGCGGAGAAGATCGCCTATGCCCGCAAATGCCTGCGCGCGGCGGGCGTATATGGCGACAGGATATCCGTGCAGCAGGGAAATTTGACGGAACTGCCGTATGGGAATTATTTCGCCAATCTTATCGTATCCGACCGATTTTTGCTGACGGGGAAACCTGTTGGATCGGCTTCGGAAACATTGCGGATTCTTCGGCCTTGCGGCGGAGTTCTCTATCTGGGGCAGACGAAATACGGCTCCGCCGACGATCGTTCCGCTTGGGAAAATTGGCTGGCTTCGGGTAGCATTAAGGGATTTCTAGCGTGTAATGACGATGAGGGATTATGGTTCAAGAAAACGAGAGAGCCGTTGCCGGGAACGGGCGAGTGGACGCACTATTACGCCGAGCCGGGCAATTCCGCTTGCAGTTCCGATCAAGTCGTCCAAGCTCCTATGAATGTTTTGTGGTATGGCCGTCCTGGACCGCGCTTGATTGTCAATCGCCACAGCCGCCCCATGTCCCCGCTTTACAAAAATGGACGCGTCTTCATCCCGGCGGACGACCGCATCATCGCGATTGATGCTTACAACGGAACGCGCTTGTGGGACTTGGGCGTTCCCGGTTCGCGCCGCATGGGGGCCTTCAAAGGCAGCGCTCAAATGGCGGCCGCCGATGGATATGTATATATCGCCCAAAGAGATCGTTGCCATGCCATTAGCGCAACCAACGGTCTCCCGGCGTTCAGCCTCGAAGTTCCGCAATTGAATAAAAACGAAACTTTAGAATGGGGATATCTCTCCTGCATCGACGACCAAATCGTGGGTACCGCGCACAAAAAAGGAACGCCTTTTTACGAATATTCATACAATGGCAATTGCAACGAACTGGAAGAAGACGGACGCGCCTGCATGATTAGCGACTTTATCTTCTCCCGCAACCGTCAAACGGGCGAATTGTTATGGACTTACAACCAAGGCGCAATACTGGAAAGCTCGATCGCCGCCGGAGACGGCTGCGTCTATTTCGCGGAAAACCGCAGCCTGCCCGCTTCCAAAGGCGTTTGGGAAAAGCCTGGCCGGCGTTGGGTAGGCAATTTCACGGCGGGTAACAATACTTATCTGACGTCGCTCGATCTGAAAACGGGAGAAAAAATCTGGGAGCGGCAAGTCAATTTGCCCTTTACGGAAATGATGTATCTGAGTTACTCCAATCAAACCGTCGTCGCCGTCGGCTCCTATAATCTGGCGGGAAATTGCCGTTACGCCGTATACGCTTACGCGGCGGATTCGGGTCAGCCGAAATGGAAGGACGATTACGATTCCGGCAGCGATCCCGGCGGTTCGCACGGCGAACAATGGCAGCATCCCGTCATCTTGAACGGCAACGTTTTCTCGCGGCCCTATTTTTACAATCTGCAAACCGGCGCCCGCGAAAAATTTACGTTGAATCTAGGCGGAAGATGCGGAACCTATTCCGCTTCGACGAGATTCTTGTTCGCCCGCGACGGCAATCCATCCTATTACGAATACGGCTCGCTGCGGCCTTCGTCCAATCCTTTATGCGATATCACGCGGCCGGGATGCTTCATCAATACCATCCCCGTCGGCGGCCTGGTTTTGATCCCCGAATCCAGTTCGGGCTGCACGTGCGAATATTCCCTGCAAACCTCTTTGGCCTTTCTGCCGCGATAGAAAGAAAACTTTGTAGGGAGAGATCAAAGCGAAGCGCAGCCCGCTTTTATGGCTTATAATGAATTAATAACAGGGTAAAGGGAACTTGCTTTTTCAATTATGGATTTTTCACGTCATATAAAATTTATCGATATCGATTGCCAATCCCATTCGCAGCGTTTGCGGTATTTCGATTGGGGCGAGGGGATGCCGCTATTATACCTGCACGGCTGGGGCTGCGATCATTCCATCTTTTATCCGCTGATAGAAAATCTATCCGATCAGGGGCGGCATATTGCCATCGATTTTCCCGGCTTCGGCGAATCGCCGCGTCCTGAAGCCGTTTGGGGTACGGAAGAATACGGCGATTTGGTATATCGGTTAATTAAACAATACCGCCTGGAGAAGCCTATGCTGATCGGCCATTCTTTTGGGGCGCGGGCGGCGCTGCGGCTAGCGCGCAAACATCCCGATGTTCTGCGAGGCATGGTCTTAATCGGAGCGGCGGGCTTAAAGCGGGACGTTCCCTTCCGGCGCAAAATCCGCGTCAAAACGATCCGCGCCGCGGCGCGGTTGGCGCAACGATTGCTGCCGGGAAGCATGGGGATAAAACTAAAGGATTCGCTCTATCAACGCATCGCCTCGCGGGATTATCTCAACGCGG
The sequence above is drawn from the Candidatus Omnitrophota bacterium genome and encodes:
- a CDS encoding PQQ-binding-like beta-propeller repeat protein → MKIASLTIALFFVFLNSAYSEHDLLNENFDELSANLQPAANEFIDPSILGWTHTPPAGWSVDNSKMPFQKGMMEWHGWSFATMDFWTGADAQDRANFTLSGGVFAIADPDEWDDRNKPSASGSFESVLISPPIPVIANKPLFLYFDSHYRQEKPQEAQVLVSFDGKPDIVLLHYHSGPDSNNQGEDRENQLLVLTIPAPTNDGAMVIKWKIFNAGNNWYWAIDNVKVSDQAPPPTPAPTLVPTPTPTPPPILANGPLVHFIDEQSAQVIWETMELSPSIIEFSNGQTTRRAEDAAPKIKHQLTLNELHPESIYSFAIKTKLDGTEAFGETFHFDSTYDGGAGDFPSIASPYPEDSLTGFYETAAEKIVKETGIDKGFCLVLGFDKGRLAYEIAKRTHLKIVGVEEDAEKIAYARKCLRAAGVYGDRISVQQGNLTELPYGNYFANLIVSDRFLLTGKPVGSASETLRILRPCGGVLYLGQTKYGSADDRSAWENWLASGSIKGFLACNDDEGLWFKKTREPLPGTGEWTHYYAEPGNSACSSDQVVQAPMNVLWYGRPGPRLIVNRHSRPMSPLYKNGRVFIPADDRIIAIDAYNGTRLWDLGVPGSRRMGAFKGSAQMAAADGYVYIAQRDRCHAISATNGLPAFSLEVPQLNKNETLEWGYLSCIDDQIVGTAHKKGTPFYEYSYNGNCNELEEDGRACMISDFIFSRNRQTGELLWTYNQGAILESSIAAGDGCVYFAENRSLPASKGVWEKPGRRWVGNFTAGNNTYLTSLDLKTGEKIWERQVNLPFTEMMYLSYSNQTVVAVGSYNLAGNCRYAVYAYAADSGQPKWKDDYDSGSDPGGSHGEQWQHPVILNGNVFSRPYFYNLQTGAREKFTLNLGGRCGTYSASTRFLFARDGNPSYYEYGSLRPSSNPLCDITRPGCFINTIPVGGLVLIPESSSGCTCEYSLQTSLAFLPR
- a CDS encoding alpha/beta hydrolase, translated to MDFSRHIKFIDIDCQSHSQRLRYFDWGEGMPLLYLHGWGCDHSIFYPLIENLSDQGRHIAIDFPGFGESPRPEAVWGTEEYGDLVYRLIKQYRLEKPMLIGHSFGARAALRLARKHPDVLRGMVLIGAAGLKRDVPFRRKIRVKTIRAAARLAQRLLPGSMGIKLKDSLYQRIASRDYLNAGEMRSIFVKVVNEDLASLLPGIQIPTLLIYGENDEETPPSIGKKMNALLPNSRCIELPEFDHFSILDRGRHQTGHQMRGFLKEIQE